CATACGCTACCATACTCAGCACAGCTGGTGGAGGGAGCTGGAGTCAATGTTTTCCAGCAGGACAGCAGGAATCCAAGCGTCATTGTCACTCTTACCGATACGGAGATGCGCACAAAGGTCGGAACTTGGAAAGAGAAATTGGGAAAGCGCTGCTTCGTCGGCTATCCATTCCTTCAGGAAGCCAAGGTTATCAAGGTTCAAGATGAACTCTTTACCTACGAGTTGGCTGAGAATGAACAAGATGTCATCACAAAGGATCACAGTAATagagatgctgctgattATGCAAAGGAGGCAGAGTTCTTGGAGAACTGGCATGCCAAGCGTCTAGGCATCACAGTTGGTCAGGTTGAATGCCTAGTCCACGTCCACATGCTCAAAGGCCTCATCAGAACAGAAGAGGGTGCTCTGATCAAGGAATATGCCGAAAACCCTAGCCTGCGCAAGGTATATGCATCGCAGACTATCGTGGAGGAGGTAGTCAACGAGGACGAACGCTTCATTGAAAGGCCAGCCCTCCCCATCGAAGAAGAGTTTCCGCAAGGCACAAGAGCTTTCTTCCTGGGCGAGTTCGCTTATGGCCGCCCATTGGAAGTGACGGGACACGTGAATGGAAAAGCAAATATTGTCGTGTCCGTTCCTAAGAACAAAGAGCCAGAGATCACCAAGCAGATGATCTTCCAAGCGGAGCGCAACAACCCATACACGCCTTCATACGCAATTGCCAAAAAACTAGGCATTCATCCCCTCATACTTAGCAAGATAACATCATCTTTCCAAGTTATCAGTTCCGCAGGATTGAAACTCAATCTGGGTCTCAACCTGAAGTTTGAAGGCCGAAAACTCAAGGTGTTAGGGTTCTCACGCAAGTCAGAGACGGGGTGGGAATTCTCTAACCAGGCTGTGAAACTGATTGCCGACTACATGGTGGCCTTCCCCGACTTCTTCGCGGCGATCCAAAGGGAGCCGCAGAAGAGCGAGACTTATGAAACCGACCTGTGGAACGATCCCAGCGTCGCAAACCAGAGGATTAAAGACATAGTGGCATGgctgaagaagcaagaaactAGCAAGTTTGAGCGAGTTCCGCTGGATGCTGAGCAACTGGACTCAGAGGCTGTCATGGCCTTGGCCAAAGCCGGAGAGCAGCTGCACCAGGCGAGTCTAGAAGCGACTGCCAAGACTCTCAACTCTGTGCCTCGTACAGCCTTGCTGAAACCAGCGGACGCGGAAATGGTATTGGGTAACCAGTATTTTAAGTTGGGAGACCGAGTCACTTTTGTCGCCGCTGCTGGAAAAGTCCCCATTGCAACTCGGGGAACAGTAGCTGGTATTTCTCGCACCGCGACTGCTGTTCTCTTGGATGTCGTCTGGGATGTCCCCTTCATGAGCGGCACAACCCTTGGCGAGAGAGCCCCAATGTTCCGTGGGCAGACCGTGTCATCATCTACCGTGCTGAACACTACAAACTGGCAGGTCGTCTCTGCCTCATCCAAGTCCCGGCAACGACGCAATGTTCCAGCAACCGGGTCCACCGGATCGTACGGCTCGGTCGGTGTAACACAGTACAAGGACGCTCCTGCGCCTCCCGCTTTACGCGGCGGATGGCGTGGAGCTGCCACGGGCGAGTCTGGCCGTGGACAGAGCAGCCCCAATCGCGGCGCACGTGGAGGCAAGCCAAACCTACTGCACAGCACACTGGTCTATCGGCCAGGCTCACAAGGGGGACCCCCAGGAGGCGATGACGCGAACAAAGCTCAAAATGGCAATCATGTAAATGGGAGAGGCGGCAATGGCGGTGGCCGAGGTCAAGGGCGTGGTCGAGGCAATGGCGGCAACAGAGGCTCGGCTGCTCCACAAGCTGGAGGACGAGATTACTCCAACGTCCCGCCTCCGGCCAACCTTGAGGCATCGCGAGGTGGACGAGGccgtggccgaggaggaaggggaCGTGGCGGGGGTAACCCCAATCGCGGCCGTGGGGGGGCTATAGCGCACCAGGCTTAGGAAGACATACCTCTATGGCCCTCCTTCTCTAGGCTTGAagtaagaagaagatggcgttgaGCGCAGGATGTTGGGGTGCCTTGTGACGGATGAATGTAGCTATGACAACATGTCAGATTATATCTCGAACCATTACTTGAGTACGATGTGGCATGATAGGAGCAAGTTCAATCTGACTATAGCGGCACCTTAATATCATTGGCAATTTAACGTCGTGAATTGTTACTCTTAAAACCCTATACGTACTTCAAATTTTAcatcttttttatttttattttctttcgcTGCTATTCTTTTTAAATGGGGATATCTCAaggcttcttgcccttggtcttgttctttgtgttgttcttgtccttgctATCCTTAGTCTTGAGAGCAGGGAGCGTGAACCGATCACTGATCCCGCCCTTCATGGCATTCCAAGCACCGAACGACTTGTCCATATTCCACGTCAAAAGCCCGACCCAGGGCTGGACGTTGTAATGTAGCTTCAGGGTCACGTCGGCAGTCTCTGCGATCTTGCCGCTAGGGTGGGTGATTTGGTACTTGGGCTTCTGGTTCTTGAGCTTGAGTATTCCTCTGCAATCGCCAGCGTTAGTTGACTTCGGGGGACAATACATGCACGCATAGAGTGTTCAAAACATACCGCTCAGGCGCAATGCTCTTGCCTTCGGCACTtctcttgagcttcttcatgGCCACGGGGCCAATGTTCTGTAAGTGGTCGGCACTggggttggtgatgatgctatCCCAGATGACGGCGGagttgttggtgttgccggGGCCGGTCCAGTCTGCCGTTACGTATACAAAAAGCTGCTTCGTGTTCCAtgtgaagagggaggagaggtcAGCCTCTAGAGAGAAGCGGATGATGGCATACTCTTCCTTTTTCGAAGAGTAGTAATGGGGTCGGCCCTTGACACTGTTGATTCGGGAAAGACGAAGAATGGGTTAGATGGGTCAATGTATAATAGATGTTGTTCTGTTGGAATCACACGTACACTTGAATGTTGTCCGTCTTAATGACACCGCTGGGAGAGCGAGTAGAGCCTAGATCTGTGGCGGCGATGAATGCGCCCAGGACGAAGGCAACTGTTgtgaagaagccaaagacattCTGGAGACGGGTGAAGGAGCTGTGCATGCTGGGCAACAATCTGTAGCGCCGGCAGGACGCAGCAATTGGGGTCGAGATTCGTCAATTAGCAGGAGTTCCGGCGTTGTGGAGAGAGTGAGGCTGCCGATTCCCATGTGGATGCTGCTGTATTATAGCCAAGCTTTAGTAGCTTAATAGGACACGTCGCTGGGGCGGGAGTTGGGAGTGTCAGCCTTGCAGCCGGGTCTTGCCGTTCATTGGATGATTAGAGGAGGCTGCAGCTAGCGATGGACGCATCTAATTTGATAGCTCAAAGTCACTTTCATGTATCGATCGATGCGACTAAAGCCAAGATGGGTTGCACTTGGTACTAAGAGACAGCCCaccttttttcccccgtCATCTTGGGCGGAGTGTCGCTTCACATGATTTGTATTGATCCGTCTCCAGGTGTTGAACAGTGCAGCTCTTTATCCGCCTCTCTCCGTGATATCGCTACCAACCCGGTACGAGTGACCTCTCCCATGCCagcctcccctcctctccttcttctccctttctcCGAACCAGGAGCCCGAGAGCCCTGGCAGTGAACGCAACCAGCTGGAATCGCTGCCAACGCGATAAAAGCCCAGCGCCCCGTTGCTTACTCGCATAGCATCGATAGAGCGCCGCTTGAACTTGAACAATGCGACCACAACCGACGACGCCATGTCCCTCTGCGACGACGATAAGCCGCCCAGCGTGACCACAGCCGCGAGAGACGATGCTGCAGGGCCCAAGGCAAGTAAATAGAAGCATTTGATGGAAGAATTGAAGGAAGCATCGTCACCCAGCCTTGCTATTCAGTCTTAAGACGCGCTGCCGATTTATCTACCCTCTCTATTTTTATTCCTCGAcactttttttcccttccatctcatccttgGTCTTATTTTCCTCAAAATAGCACTGAGCCTTCCTGGGCGAGTCCCCTAGTGGAGGCTCCAAGGCGCGTGGGCCCTGACGCGCTGTGACGCAGTAGGCTATGTCCACTAACTTGCGCCAGCTCACCACACCACCTGCGCTATGGCCGCTACCTCTGATTTCCAAATTCTGCCTGCCCTGCCTGTGCTGTGGCCACGGGCCGATTTTGCCATTTCATCGTGGACCCCTCCACTAATGTCTAGAATATGCATAGACCCAACCACTATCGCCGTCGTTGCCAAAGATTCATGTCCATGTGCAGCCAGAATTTGTAGCTGTCGGGGCCCCAAAGTAAGCCCATcgcctctcttcctcttcacctCCCGGTCATCCTTCAAGCATGTGCTGAACTCGACTAGGCTGCCCGAATCGGCGCCAAGCGTCGCTAGCCGAAATCCCATCGAAGCCGTTGAAGAAAAATTGCCAGACAGTCACGAGGACCAAGGCAGCGATAggaagccgacgacgaaaCCCTTGGAGTATGTGAACTCTGTTGACGCCCAATGATTGCCACTCGCGGCTAAGCTCAGGATCTTTTCCCGCTGACTTTGTCTCAGCGCTTTTGCACGCTACCTATCAGATGCAAACTCGTTTCCAGATTATGGGTAAGGCTTCGATTCCATCTGATCACCTTCTTTCCTGATTACTGACTTGAACAGGGACCGGAGTCGCAGATCTACCATGGGTCCGGAACGGCTGGTTGGTCATGACATTCGTTGATGGGGCGTTCTGCAGAGTACTGACAGCCAGCGAGCAGAAACAGATCAACAGGCTGGTGGCCAAACCAGTCAATACCCTCAGCGTGCGACGATTCGAGAGCCACAACGAACCAGATGTACCGTCTGCCAAGCGTCAAAAGAAAGACGGTGCGCGACCATGCGACTCAACAATGAGCCCATATTTCACGACACCTCGGGCGAAAAAGAACAGCGAGCTTCACGACGTCCGCGTTGAGCCGGACGAAATATATGATATTAGAAGTAGTTCAAGCGCGGGAAATGCAGGCGCCAGCAATCTGTCACTCCTCGAATATCGGAACGTACTGCCGCCGAGTAAGAAAGGAAGTCGGCGACGTAGAAGCCGGAC
Above is a genomic segment from Trichoderma breve strain T069 chromosome 6, whole genome shotgun sequence containing:
- a CDS encoding signal peptidase subunit domain-containing protein, yielding MHSSFTRLQNVFGFFTTVAFVLGAFIAATDLGSTRSPSGVIKTDNIQVVKGRPHYYSSKKEEYAIIRFSLEADLSSLFTWNTKQLFVYVTADWTGPGNTNNSAVIWDSIITNPSADHLQNIGPVAMKKLKRSAEGKSIAPERGILKLKNQKPKYQITHPSGKIAETADVTLKLHYNVQPWVGLLTWNMDKSFGAWNAMKGGISDRFTLPALKTKDSKDKNNTKNKTKGKKP